A single genomic interval of Eurosta solidaginis isolate ZX-2024a chromosome 3, ASM4086904v1, whole genome shotgun sequence harbors:
- the LOC137247079 gene encoding ester hydrolase C11orf54 homolog, with protein MATTLLTEELLYEEKPLHVPSLQEVKGIIHNALAQNFQNVSVEVGDCPDLKDPFYGLAESGLGGSPLLLEIGGPPYLLPLVQRSKVYNVKEVVQKALPGEGKILAIGAGAGPYPLRNSNCEGIFNMGIDEQGNLHNGSYTAKVHGAAEECVLERIPDTDSRCALLLNLFISRGAPGPVVKVKCSKRIGELNFIECIRKGLESNYGEKCVGMGGIFVLKKGAAHQHVMRDFSKTPLHTEKQLNEWLKFYNMPAQLNAVGTLVTHEHDLDLRLTHFHSFSTSNWGGHYHYDTTPDEAAYEAYLNLAERVVRVDRPLVTHKVGRD; from the exons ATGGCTACCACACTTTTAACGGAGGAACTTCTCTATGAAGAAAAACCACTGCATGTTCCATCATTACAGGAAGTGAAAGGAA ttaTCCATAATGCCTTGGctcaaaatttccaaaatgtaaGCGTAGAAGTGGGAGATTGCCCTGATTTGAAAGATCCTTTCTATGGGCTTGCTGAATCAG GTTTGGGAGGTTCACCACTGCTGCTCGAAATTGGTGGTCCTCCATACCTGCTGCCGCTCGTGCAACGCTCCAAGGTGTACAATGTAAAGGAAGTGGTACAGAAAGCACTTCCCGGAGAAGGTAAAATCTTAGCTATTGGTGCCGGTGCTGGTCCCTACCCTTTGCGCAATTCAAATTGTGAAGGCATCTTCAACATGGGCATTGACGAGCAGGGTAACTTACATAACGGCAGCTACACTGCCAAAGTACATGGTGCTGCTGAAGAATGTGTACTGGAACGCATACCTGATACAGATTCCCGGTGTGCTTTATTGCTGAATTTATTTATAAGTCGTGGAGCTCCGGGGCCAGTAGTGAAGGTGAAGTGTAGCAAGCGTATTGGCGAATTGAATTTTATTGAATGCATTCGCAAAGGCTTAGAATCTAATTACGGAGAGAAATGCGTTGGAATGGGTGGTATATTTGTACTGAAAAAGGGCGCAGCACATCAACACGTTATGCGAGATTTTAGCAAAACTCCATTACATACCGAGAAGCAATTGAATGAATGGTTGAAGTTCTACAACATGCCAGCACAATTGAATGCTGTGGGGACATTAGTAACGCACGAACAT GATTTGGATTTACGTCTGACTCATTTCCATTCCTTCTCCACCTCCAATTGGGGTGGTCATTATCATTATGATACTACACCAGATGAGGCTGCATACGAGGCTTACCTGAATTTAGCCGAACGTGTGGTGCGTGTTGATCGTCCTCTGGTAACTCACAAAGTGGGACGTGATTAG